Part of the Hevea brasiliensis isolate MT/VB/25A 57/8 chromosome 16, ASM3005281v1, whole genome shotgun sequence genome is shown below.
TAACACTAAAAAAAAAGGATAGGTTAAATTTCTTGTAAATATAACTTCCTTACACAGGAAGTTTGTGGTTCAACTTATTGCAAAAattaaagtttcacaatttactaCAACATTATGAATAATGAAaagtataataaataaataaataaaataagaagaaTTATTTCAAGCAATCGATCCAACGCTTGTAAAACATACCTTAATATCAGGGTGAGTAAGTATGAACTCCCCAAGGGATGGATCAAGGGTGAAACCATTAACACCACTTCCAGTACTCAACACAAGCTGCAAAATCATTTATTCTCGAATAAGGACAACATATGAATTGTAAGTCTGGAACACAAACAAAAAAAACTTCAGGAACTGTAATTCTAAAGCTCCATTGAAATAAGTTCCAAATTAAACACTCTCTTAGATCAAAAAAGAAAAGTCAAAGGATAGAAATAAACATTAAACATCCCCCTACTCAACCACCAGagaaaattttaatctaaaaaaagtGATATTTCATACCATGCAAGAGCTTCCATACATGCAATAGCCAGCTGCTACCATATTTTTCCCAGGTTGCAAAACATCATCTAGAGTTGGTTCACGGCCATGTTTCACCATGTAAATCCCAAAGATCTAGATGAAAGAGAAGACATTCAATATAGAACTGCAATATCGAGTTATTGTGGAAAAACAATGACTTCTAGTAGTGCCAGTAAGTAAAGGATTTCAATTCAATTACAGAATCTATCATGATTTGAAGTGAAGGTTGTACCGTTCCAATAGAAACACCACAGTCAATGTTGGAGGATCCATCCAATGGATCAAAAACAACACAGTACCTGCTCTTGTATACAACAGAACCATACCATTAGTGAATTAAAATGTGGTCTACAATAAGTGgtctataatattttaaaaacaaaataacATTATAGGCTACAATAACTAGTAACAAGCGAGTGTGTGGGCAAATACTTTCCACGCTTGTCAGGCTCCACAAATATTGCCTCCTCATCTTCTTCAGAGACAAGTATGCACTGCCACAAGAATTGAACTGTTAAACGAAGTCATTACTCATAAAGCCAAAGCCTATATAACAACAGATTTTCATCAGGTTACTTACTGTTCGGCCACTGCTTACTAAAGCCTTGATGAATACTTCATTTGAAAGCACATCCAGTTTCTTTTGCTCTTCACCCTTTAAGCAAAAGGGGCAAAATGTATTAAAATGTAACAATCCCtcctattattaattaatatatattaaaaaaaaaagagagagctcTTCTAAATATCTTCTTTTTTTTCATGGATAACTTTAATAAACGGTGAAAGAAAATTACACATAGCAAGATAAATAAGCATATTAAAACAAGCATGGATTTTGGGACCCATGAACAACTTACCTGAACATTTGTCTCCCCAGCAAGTCCAATAAGCTTGGCAAGACCCGCCTGAACATGGAaaatataggaaataattttgCATACAAGACTACAATAGACAATAAGATAAATTTAATCTAGCATTTCAAACACTATAAAAAAGATCtcattttcctcttcttttttcgCCCTTTCCATTGTATATTCAGCCGCCAAATTTGAGTATAAAGTATAAACTAACAAGCCAGTCACGCAATGTTTATCCTGGAATTACACAGTATCTTTTACATTCCACGCACTAATAGTCTAATGGAATCAACGTACAAGAACACAGATTTCACAAGGCTATAAACAAAGAAACAATTAAACCTTAATCCCAAACTAATTGGATCAGCTATATGATCCTTTTCACCATTATGTTCTGTTAGACACAAATAGAAACCCACCTGAACAAATGGAGATTACTAAAGATTACCAAATAGAAAACAAATGAAACAACCATTAGAAGCAACGAAAACACAGACAGGGACCTTGTTAACAGCAGAGCAAACGAATTTGCAGCCAAGAACAATATGATTGAGCAAGATAGTGAAATCCCCACGCGAACCTGGGTGCTTTGATTGTTCATTCAGTACAAACCTCATTATCGTCATCAAATCGGTCCGGTGGGCATCTGCCGCGTGATCCATCTCTCCCTCTCCCtgcgtctctctctctctctctctctctctctctctctcacacgcaCACCCCACCCAAAAACCACTACAAGAAAACCATAAAAATATAAGCTTTGCGAGTGGAATTATAAGAGCATAAAAAGGATTAGCAGAGGTGAGATTCGCTGGATTCGAGGAGCAGCCAGCTCTTGCAGTGGATACATACGAAAGCGATAAGGGAGAGAGCGTGTGTGGGCGGGTACATGGTGGGGACGAGGCTATCTAGTAAAAACGGAAGTTTCGTAGGACACGTGGCGAGAAGGGAATGCGGGAGTGAGGTGTGTGGCCGTCACTGCGGATAACGCCTTTCGTCGactatctctctctctccctctctctctctctgtcattCGACGGTTAGGAGGTTTTTGTCCTCGTGCGTTTTGAAGATGACGAGGTGGTGGTGGACTTCGAGGAtcttaaaattttagaaaatattattattaGTAAAAAATTTATATTCTTAACGCTTCAATTTCAAGTAACGGTGtgcattttattatataaattagtATAATATTCATGTTATTATGTatgtataatttataatttaatttttaattatattttaaataaagtaaattattattattaaattaattttaaattaaaattttttatttaatttaatttaaataaatttttatttattataataataaatttttaattaatttatattataattaattaaaatatttttttaattctttttatatatttattaagaataatttttattatttttttatttaaaatgtaattaaaatattttatttaaaaaataatttaaatttcataaaatttatgtattttatctcataatttatataaattcatatttattttttataaaatcataaaaaaatatattaaattaataaaaaaaataatattattttaaaaatatataaatataatacttttttattattaatataataaaaaattatcaaattctcaatgtgaattgaattgtttaattttaataataataaaaatatataatattattataaattaaaaataacattctattatattatttttaaaattacttcatctaaatgtaaattttttttattaatcttaatttttttataaaataattatttaacaaaAATAGTTATCATCTTACGtaaatttgtaatataaaataaatacatttcataaaaattataattttaaaatgtcatcattttttattattaaaataaatactataaatacataatatttttcaaaatgtaAAGTTTatgattataatattataattttaattgttctaaattattttatttgtagctaaattttcaatgttattatatttgtaatttatttttaaaattctacttctatataaaaatatgattaagagataatttatgcactaatatatagatatttaattaaaatttaaaattaattttgatgaaaattaattataataaaatataggtattcaaaatattaattataattttatttgatatataattataatgaaataagatattcaaagtttaaaaaatattaaataataaaatttaaaaaattaataataaaataaatattaattagatatatttaaataaataaatttgagaATAATAActaattttgaaagaaataataaaatataaaaaatatttgagcatatttagattaaataaaaatactTGATGAAAGAATAGTACTTAATGTGTATAAAAAATCTCATATGATATTATATATTGACAAATAAATGAAAATcatttaaacaaaaaaataatttataactaaatattattgaattaaaaatggtaacaaaaatatttaaattcaattttttaaaagtaaaatatttCTTATTTACTTTGCCATTTCAATTAAATAGTCATAAATtggccataataataataataataataataataataataataataataataaatattaattaattataataataataataaacattaattaattttaaaaaataaaataaaaaaatattaaattattaatataaaaaataatatatactaattataaataagtcaaatctctatattttatttttataactttttatgtatacacttttgtctctcaaattttttaacaaaaattttattataaaaaatataacaatgcaataaaaatatttgttaaagatataaaataatttaaaattaaattatatgatagttgattattagatcacaaattaataattattttttttaaactaatggccatcaatgatctattattattattattattattattattattattattattattattattattattattattattattattatagagggTAACAtttagtaaataatatttttataaaaataaatttataaaaaaataatataaataaattttaaatattatatttaattataaaatatcttaatttttaaaaataaaaataaaaaaataatatttgaaattataaatattaaagtaatattataaataataataattattataagagaaataaaaaaatagtaattaatatttataaaataatataaataatttg
Proteins encoded:
- the LOC110648970 gene encoding fructose-1,6-bisphosphatase, cytosolic isoform X1; translation: MDHAADAHRTDLMTIMRFVLNEQSKHPGSRGDFTILLNHIVLGCKFVCSAVNKAGLAKLIGLAGETNVQGEEQKKLDVLSNEVFIKALVSSGRTCILVSEEDEEAIFVEPDKRGKYCVVFDPLDGSSNIDCGVSIGTVQPSLQIMIDSIFGIYMVKHGREPTLDDVLQPGKNMVAAGYCMYGSSCMLVLSTGSGVNGFTLDPSLGEFILTHPDIKIPKKGKIYSVNEGNAKNWDAPTAKYVEKCKFPEDGSSPKSLRYVGSMVADVHRTLLYGGIFLYPADKKSPNGKLRVLYEVFPMSFLMEQAGGQSFTGKQKALDLVPEKIHQRSPIFLGSYDDVEEIKALYAAEA
- the LOC110648970 gene encoding fructose-1,6-bisphosphatase, cytosolic isoform X3, encoding MDHAADAHRTDLMTIMRFVLNEQSKHPGSRGDFTILLNHIVLGCKFVCSAVNKAGLAKLIGLAGETNVQGEEQKKLDVLSNEVFIKALVSSGRTCILVSEEDEEAIFVEPDKRGKYCVVFDPLDGSSNIDCGVSIGTVQPSLQIMIDSIFGIYMVKHGREPTLDDVLQPGKNMVAAGYCMYGSSCMLVLSTGSGVNGFTLDPSLGEFILTHPDIKIPKKGKIYSVNEGNAKNWDAPTAKYVEKCKFPEDGSSPKSLRYVGSMVADVHRTLLYGGIFLYPADKKSPNGKLR
- the LOC110648970 gene encoding fructose-1,6-bisphosphatase, cytosolic isoform X2; translated protein: MDHAADAHRTDLMTIMRFVLNEQSKHPGSRGDFTILLNHIVLGCKFVCSAVNKAGLAKLIGLAGETNVQGEEQKKLDVLSNEVFIKALVSSGRTCILVSEEDEEAIFVEPDKRGKYCVVFDPLDGSSNIDCGVSIGTIFGIYMVKHGREPTLDDVLQPGKNMVAAGYCMYGSSCMLVLSTGSGVNGFTLDPSLGEFILTHPDIKIPKKGKIYSVNEGNAKNWDAPTAKYVEKCKFPEDGSSPKSLRYVGSMVADVHRTLLYGGIFLYPADKKSPNGKLRVLYEVFPMSFLMEQAGGQSFTGKQKALDLVPEKIHQRSPIFLGSYDDVEEIKALYAAEA